A region of the Sinorhizobium arboris LMG 14919 genome:
CCGCATCAGATCCAGCGCATCGCCAAGTTCGGCCGCAAGAAACGGCATTTTGCCCTGTCCGATTCCATGTTCGCCCGTGCATGTGCCCTCCATGGACAGCGCCCGCGCATTCAGCCGCTCGACGAATGCCTCCGCCCGCGCCACATCACCCGCATCCGTATCGTCGAACAGCAGCCCGACATGAAAATTTCCGTCGCCGGCATGCCCGACGATCGGCGCGACCAGACCGTGCGCAGCGATGTCCTCGTGCGTCGCCGCGACGCAGTCGGCAAGGCGCGAGATCGGCACGCAGACGTCGGTGGAGAGAATGGCGCGCCCGGGCATGAGGCTCTTCTGTGCCCAATAGGCGTTGTGCCGCGCCTTCCAGAGCCGTGCCCGCTCTTCCGGATTGGTCGTCCAGATGAAGCCGGTAGACCCGAGTTCGGAAGCTATTTCGGCGAATTGGCGGGACTGCAGCTCGACGCTTTCCCCGCTGCCGTGGAATTCGACGAAAAGGGTCGGCGTTTCCTGATAGCTCAGCCCCGAATAGGCATTGCACGCCTTCATCTGCAACGCGTCCAGGAGTTCGATGCGCGCCACCGGGATGCCGGACTGGATCGTCAGGATCACGGCATTGCAGGCGTCCGCAATCGTGGGAAACGGGCAGACGCCGCCGGAAATCACCTCCGGTATGCCCTGCAGGCGCAGTGTGATCGAGGTGATGATCCCGAGCGTGCCTTCGGCGCCGACAAAGAGGCGCGTCAGGTCGTAGCCGGCCGAGGACTTGCGTGCCCGATGGGCCGTCCTGATTTCCCGCCCGCCGGCGACGACGGCGGTGACGGCGAGTACGTTTTCTTTCATCGTACCGTAGCGCACCGCATTGGTGCCCGAGGCACGCGTCGACGCCATGCCGCCGATGGAGGCATTCGCGCCCGGATCGATAGGGAAGAAGAGCCCGGTGTCGCGCAGGTAGCTGTTGAGGTCCTCCCGCGTCACGCCCGGCTCTACCGTGCAGTCCAGGTCTTCCGCATTGACCGCGAGCACGCGGTTCATCCGCATCATATCGACTGAAATGCCGCCATGGGGCGCGTTGACGTGGCCTTCGAGCGAGGAGCCCGTTCCGAACGGGATGAGCGGCACCCGGTGTTCGCACGCGATCTCGACGATCTCGCGCACGTCGGCGGCACTTTCGGGAAAGACCACGGCATCGGGCAGCTGCGCAGGAATATAGGTCGTGGTGTTGGCGTGCTGGGCCCGGATCGCTTCACCAGTCTGGAATCGGTCACCGAAGCGTGTGGCAAGGTGACCTTTGGCCGCCGCAATACCGTTCTCGTTCCTTGCCCCTGCCCGGATTGCCTTCAACGCCACGAAAAATTCTCCTTCTCATCTCCCGATGCGCCTTCGCCGGCACCGGAAGAGCGCTCCGTCATTTTGAGCGCCCGCATAATCTATCCTCAATTCGCACCCGAATTAAGGGCATCCGGCCCGCCGGGGGAAGGAAAATACGCGGCGCCTCCCTCGCCTCTCCGCTTCCGTAGATCCGTCTCGGCGCTCTTTCGATAGCTTCGAACAATCCATGCCGTCCCATCCGGACGCGCCGCAGATTGCCGGCCGCCCGGAAGCGCTTAGATTTCAACGCGCTACTGTGCAAATCGGAATCACTTTGTCCAGAAGATCACCGCCCTGGAGCGCTCAAGCGGCAAAAAAATACTGCCGGTGATACCGGCTTGTCACAAGTCCGGTTCCAGCTGCGGCGCGCCGCAGCGAATGCGCTTTTGTTTGCACGCCTATGGGGTATTATGTCCGGAAAGGGAGAAGGTCGCATGTTCGGGCTGCTTGCTTTGATCACCGCGTCGATTTTCTTCGGCGCCGCCATTTACATCAATGTGGCTGAACAGCCCGCCAGGCTTGCGCTGGACGGAGGCGCAGCGCTCCGGGAATGGGTGCCCGCCTATCGGCGCGGCTTCGAAATGCAGGCTCCCCTCGCGATCGTTTCGTGCCTCCTCGGAGCCGCGGCATGGTGGCAGACCGGCGATGGGCTCTGGGGCCTGGGGGCAGCTGTCATCATCCTCAACTGGCCCTATACGCTGTTCGTGATCATGCCCGTCAATCAGCGCCTGGAATCCACCCGTCCGGACGAGGCGAATGCCGAGACCCGCGAGCTGATCGCGCGTTGGGGAAGGCTCCATGCCGGGCGCAGCGCCCTCGGAGCAGTCGCCACCGCTGTCTATCTCGCCGCTGCCGCCGGCGGCTTCTGAGTATCTCGCGGCCGTCTTGCCGGATCGCGCCTTGTCGGACGCCCTCGTCAGATCTTGACCACTTCGGCGGCCTCCATCTCCTCCTGCAGCTTCCGCTCCTCATCGGCATGCGGCTTGGTGAAGCGCGCAATGACCAGATAGGCCACCGGCGTCAGATAGAGCGTCACGATCACCGCCAGGCCCAACCCGCCGACGAGCACCCACCCGAGCGCGATGCGCGCTTCGGCGCCGGCACCGCTTGCCAGCACCAGGGGTACCGCGCCCACGACGGTGGCGATCATCGTCATCATCACGGGCCGAAGACGGATATTGGCGGCATTCTCGATGGCACTGCGGACGTCCTGCCCGCGGTCGCGGAGCTGGTTGGCGAACTCGACGATCAGGATGCCGTTCTTGGCCATGATGCCGACGAGCATGACAAGCCCGATCTGACTGTAGATGTTGAGCGTATTGCCGGTCAGGATCATTGCGAAGACGGCGCAGGCGAGTCCGAGCGGCACGGTCGACATGATGATGAGGCCGCTTACGAAGCTTTCGAATTGGGCCGCGAGCACCAGAAAGATGATGATGATTGCGAATCCGAAGGTGACGAAAAGGCCGTTGGCGTTCTCATCCAGTGTGGCGGCCTCGGCAAGCGGCATGACCCGCGAGCCGGGCGGCAGAAGGGGCTCGGCCATTTTCTCGACCATCGACAGCGCCTCGCCCAGAGCGAGATCGGATTTCAGGCCCGCCGACAGAGAAACGGCGCGCAGTTGGGACTCGCGGGAGAGCTGCGGCGCCACCGCTTTCTCCTCGACCGTTGCGATCGACGACATCGGCACGATGCGGCCGTCACCGGCCTTGACGAAGATGTTCTGCAGGTCCGTCGGGTCGTTGAGCGGCTCGGTGGAGGAGAGCAGCTTGACCGGATAGGCCTCCCCCTCCACGAAGATGTCGACGACGCTGCTGCCGTCGAGCATCGCCTGCAGCGCCCAGGAAAGGCCGCCTATGTCCACGCCGAGGTCGGAGGCACGCTCGCGGTCGATCGTCACCGACAATTGTGCCTGGTTGGCCTCGTAGTTGAGCCGCACATTTTCGAAACGGCCGGTATCCTCCATATCCCTGACGAGCTTCGCCGCCGCATTGCCCAGCTTCGTGTAGTCGTTACCGACAAGCGCGACCTGCAAGCCGCTGCCGGCACCGCGGATGCCGAGGCTGTTCGCCTGGATGGTGAATGCGCGCACCGACGGGATCATCGAAGTCAGTTTGTTGATATCGGCGACGATCTGGCTCTGGGTGCGGTCGCGCTCTTCCCAGGGGGCAAGCGTCAGCACCATGAAGCCGCTATTGGCCGAGCCGCCCATGCCCGAAATCGAGAAAACATTGCTGATCTCTCCGGATTTGAGCAGCGGCTGCAGCCCCTCCTCGATGCGGCGTATCTGTGCCTGCGTGTATTCCAGCGATACGCCCTGCGGAGCGTTGATCCGCAGCATCACCTGCGAGCGGTCCTCGTTGGGCGTCAGCTCCGATTTGAGCGTCAGGAATCCCAGGGCGCCAGCGACGGTAAAGAAAGCGGCGACAACGAAGACGATGAGCGGTGCATTGAGACAGGCACCGAGCGTCACGCGATAAAAGGCGGAGGCGCGCCGGCCGAAGCGCCGCATCACACCCTCATGCTCATGCGCCTCTTTCGTCAGCATGCGCGAGGCGAGCATCGGGCAAAGGGTCAGCGAGACGAAGGACGACAGGAGGATCGCGAAGGCGAGCACGAAGCCGAATTCACGGAACAGTCCGCCGGTACGCCCCGGCAGGAAGGAGAGGGGCACGAACACGGCCGCGAGGGTCGCCGTGGTCGCAAGTACGGCGAAGAAGACCTCGAGCGTACCATGGACTGCGGCAGCGCGCGAGCCGAGCCCCTCGGCTCGGCGGCGCACGATGTTTTCGAGCACGACGATCGCGTCATCGACGACGAGCCCGGTCGCAAGCACGATTGCCAGGAGCGTCAGGATGTTGATCGAAAACCCGGCCAGGTAGATCGCAGCCACCGTTCCGATCAGCGCGATCGGCATGGTGATCGTTGGGATCAGCGTCGCGCGCCAATCGAGCAGGAAGAGGTAGATCACCAGGGTAACGATGAAAACGGCGACGAAGAGTGCGATCTCCACCTCATGAATGGCGCCGTTGATGAACACCGCGTCGTCGCTGGTCACCTTGAGTTCGGTTCCGGGCGGCAGGATACCCGAGGAGATCGTGCCGACCACCCTGCGCACGCCCTCGGAAATATCCACGGTGTTCGACTGCGCCTGACGGATGATGCCGAGCCCGATTCCCTCCCGGCCGTTGGAGCGTAGCGCCGAGGTGCCGGTATCCGGCCCGAGCGTCACGGTCGCCACGTCCCGAAGCCGGACATTGTTGCCGAGCATCAGGTTTTCGAACTGCTCGGGCGTCTGGAGATCCGCCGTCGCCCGAACGGAAATGTCCTGACTTGCGCTCGTCAGCGAACCCGCCGGCACGTCATAGGAGGCATTCGCGAGCGCCACGCGAAGGTTCGCCACGGTGACGCCGCGCCCGGCGAGCTTCGCCTGGTTCACGTCGATGCGAAAAATCTTCTCCTGCTCGCCATAGACGGTGACGTCGGCGACGCCTTCGACCGCCGCCAGCCGGTCGCTGATCTCGTTTTCGACGAGCAGCGTCATGTCGTCCATGCTCATCGTGTCGGAAGTCAACGCCAGGCGCATGATCGGCTGGCTGTCGGAATCCGCCTTCACGATGCGCGGCTCGTCGGCATCATCAGGCAATTGGCCGGTGATCCGGCCGAGTGCATCGCGAACGTCGTTGGCCGCTTGCCCGATGTCGGTCGTGTCTGAAAATTCCAGCGTGACCCGGCTGCGCCCGAAAGACGAGGTCGACGAAATGTCCTTGATGCCCTGCACGCGCGAGACGGCACCTTCGATGACCGACGTCACTTCGCGGTCGATCGTTTCCGGCGAGGCGCCGTCGAACTCGGTCGTGACCGAAACCACAGGCTGGTCGACCTGCGGCAACTCGCGGATCTCGACACCGTTCCAGGCCGCAAGACCAGCTACGACGATCAGTGTGTTGACCACCAGTGCGAAGATCGGCCGGCGGATGAAGAGCGCGGTGAAGCCCGTCTTTCCGCCCTGCCCTCCGCCCGGATGATGGCCCCCCATGCCGATATTCATTGCGCTTCTCCAGCGACCTTCTGCTCGGCCGCAGGTTCGCCGGCGATGCGGACCACCCCGCCGTCGCGTAGCCGCTGCACCCCTTCGGTCACGACGCGATCGCCCTCGGCAAGTGCCGCTTCGACAAGCACCTTGTCGGGATTGCGCTGGATGATCTTGATCGGCACGCGCTCGCTCTTGTCGCCATTGACCCGCCAGATGAAGGAGCCCTCGGAGCTCCACTGGACCGCCAGCGGATCCACTGTGGGGTATCGGTCGCCATCGAATGCCACCGTGACGGAGAAGGACATGCCGGCGCGCAGCCTGTCATCCGGATTCTCGAGCCGCGCGCGGACCCTGAGCGTGCGGCTCGCCGGATCGAGGCGGTTGTCTATCGCGTGAACGACGCCCTGGAGTGCGCGCCCCGGCTGCGCGATCGCTTGGGCGGTCACCGGCTGGTCGACGAAAATCTTGCCGGCGAAACGCTCGGGCACCCAGAAATCCACGAGGATTTGCGACCGGTCGTCAACGACGGCGATGGGCGTCGATGTCGTGACGTAATCTCCCACGTTGACGGTGATGATCCCGACGACCCCCTTCGAAGGGGCCGCGATATCGCGACGCTTCAGGTCGAGTTCGGCCGTTTTCAGCGCCAGTTCGGCGGCCTGCAGCGCGATCTCGGCGTCACGCACTTCGACCGCCGTCACCGCGCGCGCGGTGCTGAGATTGCGGTAGCGCTGGACTTTCTCTCTGGCGCTGTCGCGCGTCAGCCGCGCCTGCTCGGCAGCGATCATCTGATCGTCGCTGTCGAGGCGTGCGATGACCTGCCCTTCCGTGATCCTGTCGCCCGACTTCACCAGGATTTCGACAAGATTCCCTGTTGCAGTCGGCGTCACGGTAACCGAACGGATCGCTTCGCCGTTGCCGATCGCGTTCAGCCTGTCATTGACGAGGGCACTCGCGGCCGGTCGGACGACCACCAATGGCACGTCCGCAAAACCGCCACGTCCGCCCTGCCCGCGCCCGCCACTGCCCGATCCGCCGCTTGGCCCTTGGCCGCCCTGCGGTCCGGACAGTGCATCGATCAACGGGTGCGAAACTCCGATCGCCGCCAAAGTTTCACCCGCTCCGGGTGCAAAACGCACCCACGCGGCACCCCCGATGGCGAGGACGACAACGCTGATCGCGAGCTGATTCCAAAAGCGCATTCATGTCTCCAAATGAAGAGCGCGCTCCGACGAGGCGCGCACCCGATGGAACGTTCCGACTTGCGCTGAGTATCCTTGTTTGCAGGCGACCGGGCAATCTCGGAAATGGCATCATTACACAATTGTAATAAAAGCGATTTTGTTGGCCGTATGATGGCGCCGGCGCCCGCCTTGGGGCACACGCGCCGACGGCGAAACGACGGCATGTTTACAGCTTTCGCGGCTCGGTTATTCTGTTCGCCGCCGGCGGCTGTTTCGGGCTGGCTCTCGACACGAAGGGAGACGGGACAATGTGCGATGCGTGCGTCATCGAATCGGTCAAGCAACGGATGTTGTCGCGGCGCGGATTGTTCCGTGCGGCCGCGGTCGGAACGGCAGGCATTGCCGCCGCAAGCATGGGGATCGCACCTCCGGCGCTTGCGGCGGGGCACGGCAGCGTTACCGACCTCACCCATGAGCTTCATGAGGAGTTTCCGACCTTCTTCGGCCAGCAGCAATTCTTCCGGGAGCAGAAGTTCAAATATGCCGAGCACAAGTTCAACCTGTTCGAACTTCGGGTGAACGAGCACACCGGCACCCATGTCGACGCGCCGCTGCATTTCTCCGCGGACGGTCTCTCGGTGTCGGAGTTGCCCGTCGACAAGCTTGTCGTGCCGCTCTGCGTCGTCGACATCCGCGAGAAGGCGGCCGCCGATCCGGATGCGCAGCTGACGCCGGACGACATAAAGTCGTGGATCGCCGCCAATGGAGACATCCCCGAAAACGCCTGCGTCGCCATGCTGTCGGGCTGGGCGGAACATCTCGGCACCGATAAATTCCGCAATGCCGACGCCGCGGGCAAGCTGCATTTCCCCGGCTTCCATGTGGAAGCCGCCAAATTCCTGATCGAGGAGACGAAGGCGGCCGGCATTGCCGTGGATACGCTCTCGCTGGATCACGGCGTCTCGCCCGATTTCGCCACCCATTATGCCTGGCTGCCGGAAGGCCGCTGGGGGCTCGAAGCGGCCGCCAATCTGGACAAGCTGCCTGCGAAGGGCGCGACGATCGTCCTCGGCGCGCCGAAGCATCGCGGCGGCACCGGCGGCCCGGCGCGCGTCTTCGCCCTCGTTTGAAACGCAAGGAGGAAGCATGAGCACCGTGGCGCCGCCATCCGGTCCCGAGGCCGATCCCCGTATCAAGGCCGTTTTCGACGACATCCGCGCAACGCGGAAATCGGACTTCATCAACAATATGTGGCTCTGGCTCGCCTTCGACCCCGATCTGCTGGAGCGAACCTGGGCGGAGGTCAAGGCGGTGATGGCGACGCCTTCGCCGCTCGACCCGTTGGTGAAGGAGATGCTCTATATCGCCGTTTCCGTAACCAACGGCTGCGGCTACTGCATTCATTCCCACACCGCCGCCGCGAAGGCGAAAGGGATGACGGATGCCGAGCACGCGGATCTTCTGCGCGTCATTTCGCTCGCCGCCAGGACCAACCAGCTGGCGACTGCCCTGCAGGTGCCGGTCGATCCGGCGTTCGATGCTTCAGAATGCCGGGCTGAAAACCTCAGTCTTTCCACAGGCATGCCCGAATCGGTGAAGGTTCCGGAATAAAAGAAGAACATCCTTTCTGGCCTTTCGGTCCCGAATCACTACATTGGGCCGCATGAGCAAAGGTTTTGACGATATTCCCTTCTTCGACGAGGAGCCCGCGCCGCGGCAAGCTGCGGCCGCCGCCGGAGGCATCGCCGCGCGCGCCATGGCCGCCCGCGACAAGGCGCAGCGACCGGACTATCTTTCCGGCCTCAATCCGGAACAGCGGGAGGCTGTCGAAGCGCTGGACGGCCCCGTGCTCGTGCTCGCCGGCGCCGGCACCGGCAAGACGCGCGTTCTGACGACACGGATCGCGCATATCCTTTCGACCGGCCGCGCCTATCCCTCGCAGATTCTCGCCGTCACCTTCACCAACAAGGCAGCGCGGGAGATGAAGGAGCGCATTGGCGTGCTCGTCGGCCACGCCGTCGAAGGCATGCCCTGGCTCGGGACCTTCCACTCGATCGGGGTCAAACTCCTCCGCCGCCATGCCGAGCTCGTGGGTCTTAGATCCGACTTCACGATCCTCGACACTGACGACGTTGTTCGCCTCATCAAACAGCTCATTCAGGCGGAGGGACTCGACGATAAGCGCTGGCCCGCCAAGCAATTCGCCGGGATGATCGACACCTGGAAGAACAAAGGGCTGGACCCTTCGCAGATTCCGGAAGGCGATGCCCGCGCCTTTGCCAACGGCAAGGGCCGCGAGCTCTACGCCGCCTATCAGAACCGGCTGCTGACCCTGAACGCCTGCGACTTCGGCGATCTGCTGCTGCACCCGATCCGCATGTTCCGCGCCAATCCGGACGTGCTCAAGGAGTATCACGGCAAGTTCCGCTACATTCTCGTCGACGAGTATCAGGATACCAACACGGCGCAATATATGTGGCTGCGGCTGCTGGCCCAGCGGACGCAGGGTTCCGCGAAGAACACCCCCTCCCCAACCCCTCTCCACAAGGGGGAGCGGCATTCCCCTGGCGCCGAAGAGAGAAAGCCCACCGTCAACATCTGCTGCGTCGGCGACGACGACCAGTCGATCTACGGCTGGCGCGGCGCCGAGGTGGACAACATTCTCCGCTTCGAGAAGGATTTCCCCGGTGCCAAGGTCATCAAGCTGGAGCGCAACTACCGCTCGACCGAGCATATCCTCGGCGCGGCGGCGCATCTGATCGCCCATAACGAGGGCAGGCTCGGCAAGACGCTCTTTACCGAGCGCACGAACCCCGACGACGAGAAGGTGCATGTTCATGCCGCCTGGGACTCCGAAGAGGAGGCTCGCGCGATCGGCGAGGAGATCGAGCAGCTCCAGCGCAAGAAACACAATCTGAACGACATATCGATCCTCGTGCGCGCCTCCTTCCAGATGCGCGAATTCGAGGACCGCTTCGTCACGCTTGGCCTCAACTACCGCGTCATCGGCGGCCCTCGCTTCTATGAGCGGCTCGAAATCCGCGATGC
Encoded here:
- a CDS encoding FAD-binding oxidoreductase, whose amino-acid sequence is MALKAIRAGARNENGIAAAKGHLATRFGDRFQTGEAIRAQHANTTTYIPAQLPDAVVFPESAADVREIVEIACEHRVPLIPFGTGSSLEGHVNAPHGGISVDMMRMNRVLAVNAEDLDCTVEPGVTREDLNSYLRDTGLFFPIDPGANASIGGMASTRASGTNAVRYGTMKENVLAVTAVVAGGREIRTAHRARKSSAGYDLTRLFVGAEGTLGIITSITLRLQGIPEVISGGVCPFPTIADACNAVILTIQSGIPVARIELLDALQMKACNAYSGLSYQETPTLFVEFHGSGESVELQSRQFAEIASELGSTGFIWTTNPEERARLWKARHNAYWAQKSLMPGRAILSTDVCVPISRLADCVAATHEDIAAHGLVAPIVGHAGDGNFHVGLLFDDTDAGDVARAEAFVERLNARALSMEGTCTGEHGIGQGKMPFLAAELGDALDLMRQIKHSLDPDNIFNPGKIFA
- a CDS encoding DUF1772 domain-containing protein yields the protein MFGLLALITASIFFGAAIYINVAEQPARLALDGGAALREWVPAYRRGFEMQAPLAIVSCLLGAAAWWQTGDGLWGLGAAVIILNWPYTLFVIMPVNQRLESTRPDEANAETRELIARWGRLHAGRSALGAVATAVYLAAAAGGF
- a CDS encoding efflux RND transporter permease subunit; this encodes MNIGMGGHHPGGGQGGKTGFTALFIRRPIFALVVNTLIVVAGLAAWNGVEIRELPQVDQPVVSVTTEFDGASPETIDREVTSVIEGAVSRVQGIKDISSTSSFGRSRVTLEFSDTTDIGQAANDVRDALGRITGQLPDDADEPRIVKADSDSQPIMRLALTSDTMSMDDMTLLVENEISDRLAAVEGVADVTVYGEQEKIFRIDVNQAKLAGRGVTVANLRVALANASYDVPAGSLTSASQDISVRATADLQTPEQFENLMLGNNVRLRDVATVTLGPDTGTSALRSNGREGIGLGIIRQAQSNTVDISEGVRRVVGTISSGILPPGTELKVTSDDAVFINGAIHEVEIALFVAVFIVTLVIYLFLLDWRATLIPTITMPIALIGTVAAIYLAGFSINILTLLAIVLATGLVVDDAIVVLENIVRRRAEGLGSRAAAVHGTLEVFFAVLATTATLAAVFVPLSFLPGRTGGLFREFGFVLAFAILLSSFVSLTLCPMLASRMLTKEAHEHEGVMRRFGRRASAFYRVTLGACLNAPLIVFVVAAFFTVAGALGFLTLKSELTPNEDRSQVMLRINAPQGVSLEYTQAQIRRIEEGLQPLLKSGEISNVFSISGMGGSANSGFMVLTLAPWEERDRTQSQIVADINKLTSMIPSVRAFTIQANSLGIRGAGSGLQVALVGNDYTKLGNAAAKLVRDMEDTGRFENVRLNYEANQAQLSVTIDRERASDLGVDIGGLSWALQAMLDGSSVVDIFVEGEAYPVKLLSSTEPLNDPTDLQNIFVKAGDGRIVPMSSIATVEEKAVAPQLSRESQLRAVSLSAGLKSDLALGEALSMVEKMAEPLLPPGSRVMPLAEAATLDENANGLFVTFGFAIIIIFLVLAAQFESFVSGLIIMSTVPLGLACAVFAMILTGNTLNIYSQIGLVMLVGIMAKNGILIVEFANQLRDRGQDVRSAIENAANIRLRPVMMTMIATVVGAVPLVLASGAGAEARIALGWVLVGGLGLAVIVTLYLTPVAYLVIARFTKPHADEERKLQEEMEAAEVVKI
- a CDS encoding efflux RND transporter periplasmic adaptor subunit translates to MRFWNQLAISVVVLAIGGAAWVRFAPGAGETLAAIGVSHPLIDALSGPQGGQGPSGGSGSGGRGQGGRGGFADVPLVVVRPAASALVNDRLNAIGNGEAIRSVTVTPTATGNLVEILVKSGDRITEGQVIARLDSDDQMIAAEQARLTRDSAREKVQRYRNLSTARAVTAVEVRDAEIALQAAELALKTAELDLKRRDIAAPSKGVVGIITVNVGDYVTTSTPIAVVDDRSQILVDFWVPERFAGKIFVDQPVTAQAIAQPGRALQGVVHAIDNRLDPASRTLRVRARLENPDDRLRAGMSFSVTVAFDGDRYPTVDPLAVQWSSEGSFIWRVNGDKSERVPIKIIQRNPDKVLVEAALAEGDRVVTEGVQRLRDGGVVRIAGEPAAEQKVAGEAQ
- a CDS encoding cyclase family protein, whose protein sequence is MCDACVIESVKQRMLSRRGLFRAAAVGTAGIAAASMGIAPPALAAGHGSVTDLTHELHEEFPTFFGQQQFFREQKFKYAEHKFNLFELRVNEHTGTHVDAPLHFSADGLSVSELPVDKLVVPLCVVDIREKAAADPDAQLTPDDIKSWIAANGDIPENACVAMLSGWAEHLGTDKFRNADAAGKLHFPGFHVEAAKFLIEETKAAGIAVDTLSLDHGVSPDFATHYAWLPEGRWGLEAAANLDKLPAKGATIVLGAPKHRGGTGGPARVFALV
- a CDS encoding carboxymuconolactone decarboxylase family protein, encoding MSTVAPPSGPEADPRIKAVFDDIRATRKSDFINNMWLWLAFDPDLLERTWAEVKAVMATPSPLDPLVKEMLYIAVSVTNGCGYCIHSHTAAAKAKGMTDAEHADLLRVISLAARTNQLATALQVPVDPAFDASECRAENLSLSTGMPESVKVPE
- a CDS encoding ATP-dependent helicase — encoded protein: MSKGFDDIPFFDEEPAPRQAAAAAGGIAARAMAARDKAQRPDYLSGLNPEQREAVEALDGPVLVLAGAGTGKTRVLTTRIAHILSTGRAYPSQILAVTFTNKAAREMKERIGVLVGHAVEGMPWLGTFHSIGVKLLRRHAELVGLRSDFTILDTDDVVRLIKQLIQAEGLDDKRWPAKQFAGMIDTWKNKGLDPSQIPEGDARAFANGKGRELYAAYQNRLLTLNACDFGDLLLHPIRMFRANPDVLKEYHGKFRYILVDEYQDTNTAQYMWLRLLAQRTQGSAKNTPSPTPLHKGERHSPGAEERKPTVNICCVGDDDQSIYGWRGAEVDNILRFEKDFPGAKVIKLERNYRSTEHILGAAAHLIAHNEGRLGKTLFTERTNPDDEKVHVHAAWDSEEEARAIGEEIEQLQRKKHNLNDISILVRASFQMREFEDRFVTLGLNYRVIGGPRFYERLEIRDAMAYFRLVCQPADDLAFERIVNTPKRGLGETTVRTLHDYARARDIPMLAAASEIVDTDELKPKARKGLFDVVADFRRWQTLLETTPHTELAEQILDESGYTAMWQADKSAEAPGRLENLKELIRSMEAFESMRGFLEHVALVMDAEQNEDMDAVSIMTLHSAKGLEFDTVFLPGWEEGLFPHQRALDEGGRAGLEEERRLAYVGITRAKRRCHIWFVSNRRIHGLWQSTLPSRFLDELPIAHVEVAEQEVSYGGYGRGGYGQSRFDKADPFENSYQTPGWKRAQQHRSDATRDNWGTRSGHAIERIGYGESGPRTRTIEGELVAKSTSAEPSRFNVGDRVFHIKFGNGNIAAIEGNKLTIDFDRAGQKRVLDGFVERA